In one window of Candidatus Atribacteria bacterium DNA:
- the ilvB gene encoding biosynthetic-type acetolactate synthase large subunit, which translates to MKLTGAQIAVECLKKEGVKVIFGIPGGVIMPLYDVLYSEASIKHILTRHEQGAAHAADGYARATGKVGVCIATSGPGATNLITGLANAHLDSIPLVAFTGQVPTNLIGTDAFQEVDISGISLPITKNNYVVRDVKDLARIIKEAFYIARTGRPGPVLIDFPKDIQLAKTEFKYPESVNLNGYKPTFNGHVQQIKAAAQEINNAKKPVIYAGGGVISSNASAELRDLVFKTNIPITTTLMGLGSFPETHFLSLGMLGMHGTPCANYAMCDADLIIALGVRFDDRITGKLDEFALKAKIIHIDIDPAEVGKNTLVDIPIIGDIKSVLGKLNKYILKKEEREWLNAIEDFKRKYPLKYIRNEELKPQFVMETINEIAKENTIIVTSVGQHQMWAAQYYQHTEPRGFISSGGLGTMGFGFPAALGAKVGCPEKTVICISGDGSFQMNQQEIATAVSNNLAITVIIMNNGFLGMVRQWQELFFDKRYAETTLNGNPDFVKLVEAYGGIGIRVNKKQELYPALEKALSLSKFVLIDCLIPKEENVFPMVAPGSPISKMIGVE; encoded by the coding sequence ATGAAGTTAACCGGAGCGCAAATAGCAGTAGAGTGTTTAAAAAAAGAAGGTGTAAAGGTAATATTTGGCATCCCGGGTGGGGTAATAATGCCTTTATATGATGTTCTTTATAGTGAAGCCTCAATAAAACATATACTTACCAGACATGAACAGGGAGCAGCTCACGCTGCTGACGGATATGCCCGTGCTACCGGTAAAGTGGGTGTTTGTATAGCTACTTCCGGACCGGGAGCTACTAATTTGATCACCGGTTTGGCCAATGCACATCTTGACTCTATTCCTTTAGTCGCCTTTACCGGACAGGTGCCTACTAACTTAATTGGCACCGATGCTTTTCAAGAAGTGGATATTAGCGGCATTTCCTTACCCATTACGAAAAATAATTATGTAGTAAGAGATGTAAAAGATTTGGCCAGGATTATAAAAGAAGCTTTTTATATTGCCAGAACAGGAAGACCCGGGCCAGTATTAATAGACTTTCCAAAAGATATTCAATTGGCAAAAACCGAGTTTAAATACCCTGAAAGTGTCAACTTAAATGGTTATAAACCAACTTTTAACGGGCATGTTCAACAGATTAAAGCAGCAGCGCAAGAAATAAACAATGCTAAGAAACCAGTAATCTATGCAGGAGGAGGAGTTATTTCATCTAATGCATCCGCTGAACTAAGAGATTTGGTTTTCAAAACCAATATTCCGATTACGACTACTTTAATGGGTTTGGGCTCTTTCCCGGAAACTCACTTTTTATCTTTGGGAATGTTGGGCATGCATGGTACTCCTTGTGCAAATTATGCTATGTGTGATGCTGATTTAATTATTGCTTTAGGAGTAAGATTTGATGATCGAATTACCGGGAAATTAGATGAATTTGCTTTGAAAGCTAAAATAATCCATATTGATATTGACCCGGCTGAAGTAGGTAAAAATACCTTGGTAGATATTCCCATCATAGGTGATATTAAGAGTGTATTGGGAAAACTGAATAAATATATTCTTAAAAAAGAAGAACGAGAGTGGTTAAATGCCATAGAAGATTTTAAAAGAAAATATCCCTTAAAATATATTCGCAACGAAGAACTGAAACCACAATTTGTTATGGAAACCATTAATGAAATTGCCAAGGAAAATACCATTATTGTGACCAGTGTGGGGCAGCACCAAATGTGGGCTGCTCAGTATTATCAACATACCGAACCTCGCGGTTTTATTTCTTCCGGAGGACTGGGGACCATGGGATTTGGTTTTCCGGCTGCCCTTGGGGCAAAGGTAGGCTGTCCCGAAAAAACGGTCATTTGTATTTCAGGGGATGGCAGTTTTCAAATGAACCAACAAGAAATAGCAACCGCTGTTAGTAATAATTTAGCTATTACAGTTATTATTATGAATAATGGTTTTTTGGGAATGGTGAGACAATGGCAAGAATTATTTTTTGATAAAAGATATGCTGAAACTACTTTAAATGGGAATCCTGATTTTGTAAAGTTAGTTGAAGCTTATGGGGGAATAGGAATAAGAGTGAATAAAAAACAGGAATTATATCCGGCTTTAGAAAAAGCCCTTTCCCTGAGTAAGTTTGTATTAATTGATTGCCTTATTCCCAAAGAAGAAAATGTATTTCCTATGGTAGCCCCAGGCTCACCGATATCTAAAATGATAGGAGTTGAA